In Magnetococcales bacterium, the genomic stretch CGAGGAAGTGCGCGAACTGACGATCGACATCGTTTCGCGTACCGGGGGCCATCTGGGGGCGAGCCTTGGGGTCGTGGAACTGACCATCGCCTTGCACCGCGTCTTCAACACGCCGAAGGACCTGCTGATCTGGGATGTCGGCCACCAATCCTATCCGCACAAGATTCTCACCGGTCGGCGCCACAAAATGACGACGTTGCGGCAATGGGGCGGATTGTCAGGATTCACCAATCGTTCCGAAAGCCCCTTCGATCCTTTTGGCACGGGTCATTCTTCCACCTCGATTTCCGCCGCCATGGGCTTTGCCCTGGCCAACAAACTGGCCGGTGGCAACCGTTGGTCCATTGCCGTGATCGGAGACGGGGCCATGTCGGCGGGAATGGCCTTCGAGGCCCTGAACAATGCGGGTCAATACAAGAACGACCTGGATCTTCTGGTGGTCCTCAACGACAACGAAATGTCCATATCCCGCAATGTCGGGGCGTTGTCCGCCTATTTCAACCGCATCCTGAGCGGCCCGGTCTATACCCGCCTCAAGGGGGGAACCGGAAAATTCCTGGGAGCGATTTCCCTGCCATTGCTCGACGCCGCCCGGCGCGCGGAAGAGCATATGAAGGGGATGTTGATTCCGGGTACCCTGTTCGAGGAGTTGGGGATCAAATATTTCGGTCCCATCGATGGCCATGATTTTCGCCAACTGCTGCCCACCCTCAAAAACATTCGCGAACTCAACGGACCGTTGCTGCTGCACGTCGTCACCCGCAAGGGAAAGGGCTTTCCGCCGGCGGAGGTCAATCCCTGCACCTATCATGGGGTTTCTCCATTCGATCGCACCAAGGGGGTGCTTCCCGCCAATGGCGGCAAACCGACCTATACCCAGGTATTTTCGGAAACCCTGATTCAGCTGGCGGAAAAAAATTCCCGCATCTGCGCCATCACCGCCGCCATGCCCGAGGGGACGGGTCTTGGCGCTTTTCACGAACGATTTCCCGATCGTTTTTTCGATGTCGGGATTGCCGAACAACATGCGGTCACGTTTGCCGCGGGACTGGCGTGCGCGGGTCATATACCGGTCGTGGCCATCTATTCGACCTTTTTGCAGCGGGCCTTCGATCAGGTGGCCCATGACGTGGTTCTGCAAAAACTGCCAGTGGTGTTCATCCTCGACCGCGCCGGGGTGGTGGGGGAAGATGGGCCAACCCATGCCGGTTTTTATGATCTGACCTTTCTGCGGGCTTTACCCGGATTGACGATCATGTCTCCCGCGGATGAAAACCAGTTGCGGGACATGTTGTTGACAGCGATTTCCCTGGGAGGTCCGGTTGCCATCCGCTTTCCCCGGGGCGCCGCGCTGAATCTGGAGCCGCCACGAAAACCCGAAGCCATCGACATCGGCAGCGGACGGGTCCTGTGCGAAGGGGATCAGGTTGCGGTATTGGCGGTTGGGGCCGTGGTTCATCCCGCTTTCAAGGCAGCCAACACTCTGCGTCAATACGGCATTCGCGTCGGCGTCTACGACCTGCGCTTCATCAAACCCTTGGATCAGGATTTGATTCGACGGGCGGTTGCCAACGCGCCCATCGTTCTGACGATCGAAGAAAATTCCGTTTGCGGGGGGGTTGGGGCGGCGGTGCTTGAATTCCTGGCCGCCGAAGGGGTGCTGGAGCGGGGACTCAAGGTGCGCAATCTGGGAATCCCGGACCGGATCATTCCTCACGGTGCCCCCAATATTCTGCGGCATGAACTCAAAATCGATGCCGAAGGGATCGAAGAGGTCATTCGCGGCTTGTTGGGGTGAGACTGCCCAAGTACCCCCGTTCAGGACTATTGAAAGGAAAAAGGGGGCTGGGGGATTGCCCCCAGCCCCCTTTTTCCTTTCAATCATTGAACCCGGAGGGTACTTGAGCAGTTACGACTGAATTGATCACTGGGTCACTGGGCGAAAATCGCCTTGATGATCGGCAGTACCTCGGCGGCAATCACAAGGGCAAGCATCCATTTGACAAGTTTGATCTCGCCATCGATGACATCCAACCTGCGCTCCAGTCCACGCACGTCGTTTTTGGTGATGGTCGTCTCCAGGGACAGGACCTCGGCCACCTTGCGGGCTTTCTCGTCTGTAATTCCGGCATCCCTGAACGCTTCGTAAACCCCGGAAATCATCGTCGTCATGGCACTCCTTCTTTCCATCCGGTCTTGTCACCGGATGAATGGGTTTGTTGCACGCGCCGGCACAGGTCGTTCAGGGCGGATTCCGAAAGATCCCTGCCCGGCTTGAGCAGACCACCGGTCCGTTGCAGAAAGTCGGAGGAAATTCCCAGTTGCGAAAGGATCGCGGGAGGCGTGCGCAGGCCATAATCGATCGCCAACAGGCCAAAGACCAACATGGCCGCCCAAAGGACCATGGCAAGACCGCCGGTAACGATTCGGAACAGTCCGAAAAGGCTCATGGCACTGCCAAGAACCAAAAGAATCCAGGGAATCAGCTCGGATTGGGTTTCCATTGATCATACCGAAGAATGGTGGAGAGTGCAGAAAGCCATGTCCTTGTTTTGCAAATCGGCGACCTGAGCGATATTTTTTTCCAGACTGTGTTCGTTGGCCCGTTGCCGGGACATCATTTTCATCAACAGCCCCCGCTCTTCCACCCCCTGGAACTGGTTCTGGGTCCCTTCGAGCAATTGCCGGGCTTGTTCCAGGCTCTGTCGCAGCAGATCTCCGGTTTTCTGGAGTTGCTGGATCCGGTAGTCCTGAAGTGCTTTCATGTCTTTTCTTCCGCGCAACAGGTCCATGGCGCGGCGATCGAGAAAATGCTGATGGGCATGGAACAACCGTTCCTCAAGGATCCGGTCCATGACGGTTTCCACCGGTCCGACCACGGAGAAGGCCTCGCGAAGCATGCGCATCTTACGCCCGGAGCGGGTCAGATCATCCGCCAGGGCAATCTTTTCGGCTTCAGTGACCAGGTTTTCCTTATCCAGCCAATTTTCCAAATGTTGCAGCATGATCGCCATGACGCCCCCGGATTTTCAAAAGAAGAGTTCGGGACAAAACATTCTATTGGGCCAGTGATTTTTGTATCAGCTCATACAGATCCCGCGCCAGGTCCGGGAGTTTGCCGAGTTCTTCGAGTGCCCGACGCATGTGAAGCCCCCTGTTTTTTTCGGAACGGCGCCATGGAACCAGGGCCATCAACAATCGGGCGGCGACCTGGGGGTTGATGGTGTTCAATTGAGCGATCCGCTCCGACAGAAATCGATAGCCTTCACCCGAAATGGCGTGAAAACGAACCGGATTGCCGTAACAAAAGGAGCCGATCAGGGCGCGTACCTTGTTGGGATTGGTCAGGCAGAACAGGGGATGCGACGTCAACGCCCGCACCCGTGTCAAGGTCGTTTCCGCCGGTGACATTGCCTGAATGGAAAACCATTTGTCCATGACCAGTGGATCATGGGCCCAACGTTTTTGAAAATCATCGAGGATGCGATCCTTGGTCTCGTGATCCTCGTAAACCAGACGGACCATCGCCGCCACGCGATCGGTCATGTTGTCCGCCCGGTCGTACTGGCTCAGCGCCAGTTCGGCAAACCGTTGGCAATCCCCCGCCAGGAGGTAATCCAGACACAGGTTTTTCAAGGCCCTCAGGCCCACATCTTCCGGAGAATAACGATAGGACGCGGTCCGTGTACGAAGATCATGATAGATGCGTTCCAGGGGTTCGATAAACGTCCGCGCCAAATGTTGTCGGCAGCTGCGCCGAACCATGAAGATTCCTTCGGGTTCCCCTTCATCCATCTGGTCAAGCA encodes the following:
- a CDS encoding integrase, yielding MTTMISGVYEAFRDAGITDEKARKVAEVLSLETTITKNDVRGLERRLDVIDGEIKLVKWMLALVIAAEVLPIIKAIFAQ
- a CDS encoding 1-deoxy-D-xylulose-5-phosphate synthase, producing MVSILDRIDVPAGLRDLKEEELIRLAEEVRELTIDIVSRTGGHLGASLGVVELTIALHRVFNTPKDLLIWDVGHQSYPHKILTGRRHKMTTLRQWGGLSGFTNRSESPFDPFGTGHSSTSISAAMGFALANKLAGGNRWSIAVIGDGAMSAGMAFEALNNAGQYKNDLDLLVVLNDNEMSISRNVGALSAYFNRILSGPVYTRLKGGTGKFLGAISLPLLDAARRAEEHMKGMLIPGTLFEELGIKYFGPIDGHDFRQLLPTLKNIRELNGPLLLHVVTRKGKGFPPAEVNPCTYHGVSPFDRTKGVLPANGGKPTYTQVFSETLIQLAEKNSRICAITAAMPEGTGLGAFHERFPDRFFDVGIAEQHAVTFAAGLACAGHIPVVAIYSTFLQRAFDQVAHDVVLQKLPVVFILDRAGVVGEDGPTHAGFYDLTFLRALPGLTIMSPADENQLRDMLLTAISLGGPVAIRFPRGAALNLEPPRKPEAIDIGSGRVLCEGDQVAVLAVGAVVHPAFKAANTLRQYGIRVGVYDLRFIKPLDQDLIRRAVANAPIVLTIEENSVCGGVGAAVLEFLAAEGVLERGLKVRNLGIPDRIIPHGAPNILRHELKIDAEGIEEVIRGLLG